A genome region from Nicotiana tabacum cultivar K326 chromosome 13, ASM71507v2, whole genome shotgun sequence includes the following:
- the LOC107793519 gene encoding uncharacterized protein LOC107793519 gives MAINDLEHKNATVTAENASHASSDDEFEEGVTIAVTHPLYLAPGDTSGISLISFQLTGTDNYSLWYRSMRIALLRRNKLGIVDGRWPKERFFEKYWYQWERCNAIVLSWLMNSVAPALISSIAYATSAQKVWTDLQERFDKVNDTRCYNLHKLMDFWDESESGIPTPDCDSIKTKEFIVHLRKQKVYQFLMGLNDFYSQAHSQILMMKPLSSVNQAYAMLMSDESQRVVAASAGILGASPNVNTHPYDSTALYSAKPSFNPKFRKNYNIQCEFCKMKGHSKENYFKIIGYPSDYKFKKKGGGGVGAYNAMVEPGYNMPMYSNHASNQVS, from the exons ATGGCGATTAATGATTTAGAACATAAAAATGCAACTGTCACAGCTGAAAATGCATCACATGCATCCTCCGATGATGAATTTGAGGAAGGTGTTACAATTGCAGTCACTCACCCTCTATACCTAGCTCCGGGCGACACAAGTGGAATTTCATTGATTTCATTCCAGCTGACTGGCACTGATAATTACTCCTTGTGGTATCGATCTATGCGTATTGCATTACTTCGCCGCAATAAACTAGGTATTGTTGATGGCAGGTGGCCAAAAGAGCGATTTTTTGAGAAGTATTGGTATCAATGGGAACGATGCAATGCAATTGTGTTGTCATGGCTGATGAACTCAGTTGCACCAGCCTTAATCAGTAGTATTGCTTATGCCACTAGTGCACAGAAGGTGTGGACAGATTTACAAGAGAGGTTTGACAAAGTGAATGATACTCGTTGCTACAATTTGCACAA GCTCATGGACTTTTGGGATGAATCTGAGTCTGGTATACCCACTCCTGACTGTGATTCTATTAAGACAAAGGAGTTTATTGTACATCTACGAAAGCAAAAGGTGTATCAGTTTCTAATGGGCTTGAATGACTTTTACTCTCAAGCTCATAGTCAAATACTTATGATGAAGCCACTTTCTTCAGTAAATCAAGCATATGCCATGCTAATGAGTGATGAAAGCCAAAGAGTTGTAGCTGCTTCTGCTGGTATTTTAGGAGCTTCACCTAATGTAAATACACATCCTTATGATTCAACTGCACTATATAGTGCTAAACCTAGTTTCAATCCAAAATTTAGAAAGAACTACAACATTCAGTGTGAGTTTTGCAAAATGAAGGGCCACAGTAAAGAAAACTACTTCAAAATAATAGGTTATCCATCAGAttataaattcaaaaagaaagggggggggggggttggggcTTATAATGCAATGGTCGAACCTGGATACAATATGCCTATGTACTCCAATCATGCGTCAAACCAGGTTTCTTAG